CATGGCGGTGGTCATGTTGTCCAGCGAGGTGCCGTAGCGCTCGGTTTCGGCCAGTTTGGCCACGCTGTACATATCGACCGGGTAGCCGTAGTAGGACAAGACGCGGGCGAGGGTGGCCGCCACACAGTAGCCTTTTTCGCCCTGCGAGATCATGGGGATGTCGGCGACGTACAGCTCGCCGTTTTCGGAGGTTTTGACATGCCCGATGAGGTCCTGGCCGGAGGCCGGGGAATTGCCTTGGCGAATCCCGTATTCGCTCAGTTCGAGAATCAGGTACTCGTCGGAGCTGTAACGCAGGCGGGCCTCCGTTTCGTTGGGGAGGTAATAAAGCTCTTCGCCGTAGCGCAGGGCATTGATACCCGGCCCGGAGTCGTGGTCGGAGCCGAACTGGTTTGTCCCAAACGCCTTCTCGATCCGCGCGAGCTTGTCGCGAAGAATCGGGTAGGCGCGCCGGGGGTCCACCACGCTGTGGCGGTCGCCCTTGTTCCAGAAGTTGATCACGATGCGCGCCGAGCGGGCGGTGTTTTTCGAGAGGCGCACTTCGACCGGCATCTGGTCCCAGGCGAACCCGTCCTGCCGGGGCTGGCTGGAAGCAATGCTCATGGGGTCGTCCTCGGTGCCGTCCATGAGGATGGCTTTTTTGCCCAGCAGGCGCTTGCGAAGCTCAAGCAGTTCGATGCTCCAGGGGGTCTCGGCTTCGAGCTGCTTTTTCAGCAGGGGAAAGGAGTCAATGTCCTCGCGCACGCTGGCGTAAGCGCGAGGGTGGACCTTGGACAGGTCGGGGACGTGGATCTGCGCCTGGATGGGGGGCGCGCCGTAGCGGACATATTCGACATCCCAGAAGCGTCCCTTGGCGGATGTTGATTCACTGACGACGTTGACCTTGATCCCTGGCTGGAAGTCGCCGAGCTGTTCACCGGTTTCGGGGTTATAGGCGGGGGTGGCGACAGTAAAAGTCCAGGTCTCCGGAAGCGTGAGCGGCGAGTAAGCGGCCCGGGCGGTGGGCAGGAACGCAGTCAGCAGGCACAGGAGCAGGTACTGGCGGACAGCGGTAGGCATGGCGGTTTTTCGGGGGTTAATTGGACAACGGTGATATTCACTATTGTGTCCGGAGCCTAAAAATCAAACATGTTCCGCCTATGCCGGAAAAATACGTTGTCATTATGGCCGGTGGGCGCGGTGAGCGTTTCTGGCCGCAAAGCCGCCTGCGCAAGCCCAAACACCTCCTGCCCATCGTGGGTGAAACCTCCATGCTCAGCCAGACCATTGACCGCCTGGAGGGGTTGGTCCCGGTGGAGAACGTCTTTGTCATCACCAACGCCGAACAGCGCGACGCCGTGCTGGAAGTCTGCCCCGCGCTCAAACCGGAGAACGTCATCGGCGAACCCGTCGGGCGCGATACCGCCCCGGCAGTCGGCCTGGCCGCGCTGCTGGTCAAGCGCCGCGACGCGCAGGCCGTCTTTGCCATCCTGCCCGCCGACCACGTGATCCACGACGCGGCCGGCTTTCAGCGGGTGCTGCGGGCCGGGTTTGACGCCGCCTCCGCCGAGCCCGTGCTCGTCACCATCGGCATCCAGCCGGCCTTTCCCGCCACCGGCTACGGCTACATCCACAAGGGGCAGGAGTGGACGCAGTTCGACGATCTGCCCGCCTACCGCGTGCGCCGCTTCGTCGAAAAGCCTGACCTGGAGACGGCCCGCTCCTATGTGGACAGCGGCGAGTATTTCTGGAACGCGGGGATGTTCATCTGGGCGGTGCCGACGGTCGAGGCCGCCTTTGAACAACACT
The DNA window shown above is from Ruficoccus amylovorans and carries:
- a CDS encoding mannose-1-phosphate guanylyltransferase, translated to MPEKYVVIMAGGRGERFWPQSRLRKPKHLLPIVGETSMLSQTIDRLEGLVPVENVFVITNAEQRDAVLEVCPALKPENVIGEPVGRDTAPAVGLAALLVKRRDAQAVFAILPADHVIHDAAGFQRVLRAGFDAASAEPVLVTIGIQPAFPATGYGYIHKGQEWTQFDDLPAYRVRRFVEKPDLETARSYVDSGEYFWNAGMFIWAVPTVEAAFEQHSPGHFRDFSAMNAALDAGESLDAAMQRFYPKMEKISVDFALMEKADNVVTIPSAFDWDDVGEWPAIARHHEADANGNVLKGEAMVEAGANNIIVSSKGHLTAIVGADDLIVVHTDDATLVCPKSRAQEIKALVKRLGADEALKRLT
- a CDS encoding C39 family peptidase translates to MPTAVRQYLLLCLLTAFLPTARAAYSPLTLPETWTFTVATPAYNPETGEQLGDFQPGIKVNVVSESTSAKGRFWDVEYVRYGAPPIQAQIHVPDLSKVHPRAYASVREDIDSFPLLKKQLEAETPWSIELLELRKRLLGKKAILMDGTEDDPMSIASSQPRQDGFAWDQMPVEVRLSKNTARSARIVINFWNKGDRHSVVDPRRAYPILRDKLARIEKAFGTNQFGSDHDSGPGINALRYGEELYYLPNETEARLRYSSDEYLILELSEYGIRQGNSPASGQDLIGHVKTSENGELYVADIPMISQGEKGYCVAATLARVLSYYGYPVDMYSVAKLAETERYGTSLDNMTTAMRRVSGTAPLRVKELGSNEPASIRSVIEQGLPIVWLVPGHCRLIIGIHPDTREIVFSDSWGPDHAYKTMPYDEFLSLNRHMYVLEPAQ